In the Glycine max cultivar Williams 82 unplaced genomic scaffold, Glycine_max_v4.0 scaffold_137, whole genome shotgun sequence genome, caatatcCTATTTAGTTAGGcgctatataattattttttgcaaaaatTCCATTTGAAGAACTATTAAAGCAGCTTATGGAACAAGCTTTCAGATGAATTTTTCTATGACATCTTTTGATAAATATGTATAATACTAACCTCATTTCAGTCATCAATATATGTCCAATACACACAAGTATGCATTTTAATTAGTAGATTGAGTTAATGTCATTGGCATAACTATCCAATGTGAATGACTTTATGTCTAATTGATTGTTGATTAAGTTTGATTCGTTAGTGCTAGGTATTTCATTGGCAAATAAATAGTCCTAAGGAGtagtatgtataaaaaaaactcaatatcCTATTTAGTTAGGcgctatataattattttttgcaaaaatTCCATTTGAAGAACTATTAAAGCAGCTTATGGAACAAGCTTTCAGATGAATTTTTCTATGACATCTTTTGATAAATATGTATAATACTAACCTCATTTCAGTCATCAATATATGTCCAATACACACAAGTATGCATTTTAATTAGTAGATTGAGTTAATGTCATTGGCATAACTATCCAATGTGAATGACTTTATGTCTAATTGATTGTTGATTAAGTTTGATTCGTTAGTGCTAGGTATTTCATTGGCAAATAAATAGTCCTAAGGAgtagtatgtatgtatgtttttcttttcttaaaattaaaaaataggtgGATGCTGACTTACTTCTCATAGTATTAATCAAATACGGGGCTGCTCATCACGACCCGTTCCATTGCAAAGAGGCTAAGAAAGAAACAGAACATGGCCCTTGCAAAAGAACTTATGGGTTTTTCCTCATTTGTTTCTGCTTCCTACAATGTGTTTCTGCACAACAAGCATGGCACCTTCTGGGTCAATACTATCTTGCTTCCTTCGGATAACACAAGAGTTGTGAGGATGAGGAAGGGAGCAAAGTTTCCGATGACAGTGAGGAATAAAATCAAATAGGATTTCAAAGAGACTATCTTGAAGCATTTGGATGGCATCAATGATAGGATAGGAACAAGAAACATTGTGCTGCAACTTATCAGCACCGAGATTGATCCAAGTAAGCCAGCCTTTCACAACTCACCATTcgaatcattttctttttctagctAGGTGTTACAAATTGAccattttataacaaaaaggtcctttaattttcttctatcaTTTTAATGACTCTTAGAAAGGATATTCTTTTCTAACAAGGTAACTAACCAACCAGTAATTTTCCAACTTGGGCATAGTTAGTGTTAGTAGTGCTGCTGTGATTTACTTCATTCAGTAGAGATCCAATATTTTCAAGTCTATGGCGCATGAGATCCAACCTATGGGATTTCTAACCcttgaagaaaaatttattgCACCGATCATTGGACTTTGTTCCTACATGCCGTAGAATCATCCTAAAATCCTTGCCGAAAGACGATGCAGCCTGAAGAAAGGCTGCCTTCTCCTCATCTGTCCACTCACAAGTTCCATCATCAATATCCCAACAAGTAATGTCAGGTGGTTACAGGTTGTTGGCATGACAACGTTTTGTAGCCTCAGGTGAAAGAGAATCACATATCAATCAATGCATCAACTGCAACCCTCTCACTTTCATCGGATTTCCTCCAAAGGTGGAGTCTTCCTGAACGCGTTCTTTGGTTAACTGCAGCACCGCACACCATCGCTggatttttaatcaatttctttTGTGAATCAACATTTGTTTTACGATTTCCTTTTTTAACCCAATCCCTTCACGGTAGTTGTGGATGTTTTTGACTTTCGTCAGGCTGTATCGTCTTTCGGCGATGATTTTATGATGATTGCACAGCATATAGGAACAAAGTCCAAAGATCAGTGTAAGAAATTTTTCATCAAGGGTCACAAATCCCATAGGTTGGATCTCattgttgaaatataaacttgatttgggcctaaattaattatttggttccttggacttagttattttgggcttaagtaattatgggtcatgtttctagagaattcttgtagtgtttggagtgtctagatatttcttatggttgtaatattttctagaatactctttggatctctagagttgagaactctctagaattagtgtgtctagagttctccttagagtagtataaatagagatgtaatcctacacatttgtatcaagcaaaaatacaaaattctctcctccataaagaattctccttcctatcaagtttctattcaaagtctccaatattcctaaacacttttcctaaacataaaaagcctTATTTCCAACAAAGTGGTATGAGAGCTTCAAGATCCTCAAAAGATGGCGAATGGAGGTTTTCCTTTCCAAATGCCGATGCTCACAAAGAACAACTATGATAATTGGAGTATCAAGATGAAGGCGCTACTAGGAGCTCAAGATGTGTGGGATATCGTAGAGAATGGCTTCGAGGAGCAAGATGAAGCCTCGCTAAGCCAAGGTGTAAAGGAGACGTTGAAGGAGtcaagaaagagagacaagaAAGCTCTCTTTCTCATTTATCAATCGGTGGATGAAGATACATTTGAGAAGATATCCAACGCAACGACGGCCAAAGAAGCATGGGATAAGCTTCAAACTTGCAACAAAGGAGTTGAGCAGGTAAAAAAGATTCGTCTTCAAACTCTTAGAGGTGACTTTGAGCATTTGTTTATGGAGGAGTCCGAGTcaatttctgattatttttctCGAGTATTGGCCGTAGTCAATCAACTTAAAAGAACTGGTGAAGATGTTGATGAGGTGAAGGTCATGAAAAAAATACTTCGAACTTTAAATCCAAGTTTTGACTTCATTGTTACcaacattgaagaaaacaaggatttaAAGACCATGACTATTAAGCAACTCATGGGCTCCTTACAAGCAtacgaagaaaaacaaaagagaaaaattaaacaaaaggagGCTACGGAGCAACTACTACAACTCAACGTAAAGGAAGCAAACTATGCAAATTACAAGAGCCAAAGAGGACGAGGTCGTGACCAAGATCGTGGACGTGGACGAGGACATGGAGGAGAAGGTAGAGGTGGTTACAAAAACCACtccaacaaattcaacaatggagaaAGAAGTTGGAATCCACAAGTAACAAGAGGTCATGGAAGAGGAAATTCATGATCGAGGTATGACAAATCACAAATCAAGTGcttcaattgcaacaagattggTCACTACGCATCCGAGTGTAGATTCTCGAAGAAGGTTGAAGAGAAAGGTAACTTTGTAGAAGAAAAAGGCGGAGAAGAAGAAACTTTGCTACTCGCGTgccaaaacaaatttgaagagaaaagaaacaagtggtACCTCGACACCGGCGCAAGCAACCACATGTGCGGCGATCAAAGCATGTTCATGGAGATCAATGAAGCGGCAACTGGCGATGTCTCATTTGGAGACGACTCAAAGATACCAGTTAAAGGCATAGGTAAAATTCTCATACGTTTGAAGAATGGGAGTCATCAATTCATATCCAATGTCTACTATGTGCCTAACATGAAGAATATTATTTTGAGCTTGGGACAATTATTAGAGAAAGACTATGACATCCATTTGAAAGAACATAGTCTTTTCTTGAGAGATTGTAGACATAACTTGATTGCTAAGGTGCCTATGTCAAAGAATAGAATGTTCCTCTTAAACATTTAAAATGATGTGGCAAAGTGTCTCAAGGCTTGCTATACCGACTCTTCGTGGCTATGGCATCTACGATTCGGGCATCTCAACTTCGACGGTCTAGAACATTTAGCGAAGAAGGAGATGGTGAGAGGCTTGCCTAGCATCAACCACCCAGACCAACTTTGCGAAGGATGTCTAATTGGGAAGCAATTTCGTAAAAGTTTTCCAAAGGAAACAACAACAAGAGCAACAAAGCCGCTAGAGCTCATACACACCAATGTCTGTGGACCAATCAAACCCAATTCATTTGGTAAGAATAAGTACTTTCTcctctttattgatgattattccagAAAAGCCTGGGTTTATTTCTTAAAGGAGAAATCAGAAGTGTTTGAAAACTTTAAGAAGTTCAAAGCCCTCGTGGAGAAAGAAAGTGGTCTTTCCATCAAGGCCATGAGATCTGATCGAGGAGGAGAGTTCACTTCAAATAAGTTCAACAAATATTGTGAAGACCATGGAATCCATCGCCCACTGGCAGTGCCAAGAtcgccacaacaaaatggagtagcagAGAGAAAGAACCGGACCATACTTAACATGGTGCGAAGCATGCTCAAGAGCAAGAAGATGCCGAAGGAGTTTTGGGTTGAAGCAGTGGCATGTGTAGTTTACCTAACA is a window encoding:
- the LOC106797953 gene encoding uncharacterized protein: MANGGFPFQMPMLTKNNYDNWSIKMKALLGAQDVWDIVENGFEEQDEASLSQGVKETLKESRKRDKKALFLIYQSVDEDTFEKISNATTAKEAWDKLQTCNKGVEQVKKIRLQTLRGDFEHLFMEESESISDYFSRVLAVVNQLKRTGEDVDEVKVMKKILRTLNPSFDFIVTNIEENKDLKTMTIKQLMGSLQAYEEKQKRKIKQKEATEQLLQLNVKEANYANYKSQRGRGRDQDRGRGRGHGGEGRGGYKNHSNKFNNGERSWNPQIGHYASECRFSKKVEEKGNFVEEKGGEEETLLLACQNKFEEKRNKWYLDTGASNHMCGDQSMFMEINEAATGDVSFGDDSKIPCLKACYTDSSWLWHLRFGHLNFDGLEHLAKKEMVRGLPSINHPDQLCEGCLIGKQFRKSFPKETTTRATKPLELIHTNVCGPIKPNSFGKNKYFLLFIDDYSRKAWVYFLKEKSEVFENFKKFKALVEKESGLSIKAMRSDRGGEFTSNKFNKYCEDHGIHRPLAVPRSPQQNGVAERKNRTILNMVRSMLKSKKMPKEFWVEAVACVVYLTNHSPTRSVHETTPQEAWSGRKPRISNLKVFGSIAYTHVPDKKRTKLDDKSEKYVFVGYDSRSKGYKLYNPNSRKIVISCDVEFDEEDCWDWSVQEDKYDFLLYFEEDDEIQQPIIEEHITPPASLTPRLDETSSSERTPRLRSIEEIYEVTKNLNDINLFCLFGDCEPLSYKKQRKT